Proteins co-encoded in one Populus trichocarpa isolate Nisqually-1 chromosome 10, P.trichocarpa_v4.1, whole genome shotgun sequence genomic window:
- the LOC112328971 gene encoding desiccation-related protein PCC13-62-like, whose product MRRIKTSNPPTCQFNLLASYTCSESEPKEYDHQYRHQVAKKIELNRTRTITPSTSTTIAIVLASLTLLLVPASYSSPLITEKSRDSPVPQSDTDLLEFPLNLEYLEAEFFLYGSLGQGLDKFAPNLSTRGPPPLGARVANLDPFTRDAIIQFAWQELGHLRAIKNALQGFPRPLLDLSPKSFALTKDAALGRALSPPFDPYASSLHNLIASHVIPYVGLAGYVGANPNLQG is encoded by the exons ATGCGTCGGATTAAA ACATCAAATCCACCCACCTGTCAATTCAATCTTTTGGCATCATACACTTGttcagaatcagagcctaaaGAGTACGACCATCAGTATCGTCACCAGGTAGCAAAGAAAATCGAACTCAACAGAACAAGAACCATAACACCATCTACTTCTACCACCATAGCTATTGTTCTTGCTTCTCTGACCCTCCTTTTAGTTCCAGCTTCTTATTCGTCTCCACTCATTACAGAGAAATCTAGAGACTCTCCAGTCCCGCAATCAGACACTGATCTTCTTGAATTTCCTTTAAATTTAGAGTACCTTGAGGCTGAGTTCTTTCTGTATGGATCTTTAGGTCAAGGATTGGACAAATTTGCTCCAAATTTAAGCACGAGAGGACCACCACCCTTAGGTGCTAGGGTGGCTAATCTTGACCCTTTTACTAGAGATGCCATCATTCAGTTTGCATGGCAAGAATTGGGACACCTGAG AGCAATCAAGAACGCTTTGCAGGGATTCCCAAGGCCATTGCTGGACTTGAGTCCAAAATCATTTGCACTAACCAAGGATGCTGCTCTTGGGAGAGCATTGTCTCCACCCTTTGACCCTTATGCCTCTTCACTTCACAATCTCATTGCATCCCATGTCATTCCTTATGTTGGACTCGCAGGATATGTTGGGGCAAATCCAAATCTCCAGGGCTAA